A portion of the Leucoraja erinacea ecotype New England chromosome 9, Leri_hhj_1, whole genome shotgun sequence genome contains these proteins:
- the LOC129700463 gene encoding uncharacterized protein LOC129700463, translating into MRRSKLPVYRTRNTHAAIAPSEVSTANGLKTESDHLQPSAKRFHVIPSESKNDLPRRFNFSRKTSSAVTFEATCKQQNVALNKRKKIPPSSRMTRADMKKNMAPKVVEAELRDQNQLLEVAQQQLKQELKVSKAHVENLQRELETWRSNTMETREMFQDLRLKLQNAKEESNKIVGEMDLFDQELEEWRSTLSQFNHLLDQDVE; encoded by the exons ATGAGGAGATCTAAATTACCTGTTTATCGGACAAGAAACACACATGCTGCCATCGCTCCATCAGAGGTTTCAACTGCCAATGGGCTGAAAACAG AAAGTGATCATTTACAGCCTTCAGCAAAACGCTTCCATGTGATTCCAAGTGAATCGAAGAATGATTTACCTCGAAGATTCAACTTTTCACGTAAAACCTCAAGTGCAGTCACTTTCGAGGCAACGTGTAAACAGCAGAATGTGGCATTAAATAAAAG aaagaaaattCCCCCGTCATCAAGGATGACTCGTGCTGACATGAAGAA GAATATGGCCCCGAAAGTGGTCGAAGcagaattaagggaccaaaaccaGTTATTGGAAGTTGCCCAGCAGCAACTAAAGCAGGAACTGAAGGTATCCAAG GCACATGTGGAGAATCTCCAAAGAGAATTAGAAACATGGAGAAGTAACACAATGGAGACGCGGGAGATGTTCCAG GATTTGAGGCTGAAGTTGCAGAATGCCAAGGAAGAGAGTAATAAAATTGTAGGAGAAATGGACTTGTTCGACCAAGAGCTGGAGGAGTGGAGATCCACTTTAAGTCAATTTAACCATCTTTTAGATCAGGATGTTGAATGA